Proteins co-encoded in one Cupriavidus taiwanensis genomic window:
- a CDS encoding phospholipase D family protein: MFQTHSHVPFDARRPATAAHTGAGRCRRARLLAAIALAGLLGTAVLGGCASLPAQAERTPSTAPANTSDTPLGKVLAPRLAKRPGESLFYPLQSGPDALAARLAMARAAQRSLDLQTYIFEPTGTGAAVLGDILDAADRGVRVRMLLDDLHTGGLDKVLSAIDSHPNVEVRLFNPFANRSVRWLEMLAGFKRLDRRMHNKSMTVDNQITLLGGRNVGDAYFSARTDMDFSDLDVLVAGPAVPQVSAVFDEYWNDASSYPVVALIPAGKEAPVEMRSLRKRLEARGDQAVASPYVQELLDSGLARGIETGHMPGYYGKAAVVSDKAAKITHQTHDDPGHATARLEKMISGAQKEVLLISPYFVPDDDGEAWLIALARRGIRVTILTNSFEATDVSPVHAGYAPHRRALVAAGVELYELKPSAYAELANRGKAARGSRSRAWLSSSRASLHAKNYIVDRRLVFIGSLNMDPRSAKLNTEMGVVLDSPALAERMTRSTEDALLDMAYRVGLQSDGDGGNPRLTWTTREKGQLVVYDQEPGMGPLQHLGVGVLRVLPIKEEL; the protein is encoded by the coding sequence ATGTTCCAGACGCACAGCCATGTTCCGTTCGACGCCCGGCGGCCGGCGACCGCGGCGCATACCGGCGCCGGCCGGTGCCGGCGCGCGCGCCTGCTGGCCGCGATCGCACTGGCCGGCCTGCTCGGCACCGCGGTGCTGGGCGGTTGCGCCAGCCTGCCGGCGCAGGCGGAGCGCACCCCCTCGACCGCGCCGGCCAATACCAGCGACACGCCGCTGGGCAAGGTGCTGGCGCCGCGCCTGGCCAAGCGTCCGGGCGAGTCGCTGTTCTACCCGCTGCAGTCCGGACCCGACGCGCTGGCCGCGCGGCTCGCGATGGCGCGCGCTGCCCAGCGCAGCCTTGACCTGCAGACCTACATCTTCGAGCCCACCGGCACCGGCGCGGCCGTGCTGGGCGACATCCTCGACGCGGCCGACCGCGGCGTGCGCGTGCGCATGCTGCTCGACGACCTGCATACCGGCGGCCTGGACAAGGTCCTGTCGGCAATCGATTCGCATCCCAATGTCGAAGTGCGGCTGTTCAACCCGTTCGCCAACCGCAGCGTGCGCTGGCTGGAAATGCTGGCGGGCTTCAAGCGCCTGGACCGGCGCATGCATAACAAGTCGATGACGGTGGACAACCAGATCACGCTGCTGGGCGGGCGCAATGTCGGCGACGCGTATTTCTCGGCGCGCACCGACATGGACTTCAGCGACCTCGACGTGCTGGTGGCCGGGCCGGCGGTGCCGCAGGTGTCCGCGGTGTTCGACGAATACTGGAACGACGCGTCCTCCTATCCTGTGGTAGCGCTGATCCCGGCAGGCAAGGAAGCGCCGGTGGAAATGCGCAGCCTGCGCAAGCGGCTGGAAGCGCGCGGCGACCAGGCCGTGGCCAGCCCCTACGTGCAGGAGCTGCTCGATTCGGGCCTGGCCAGAGGCATCGAAACCGGCCATATGCCCGGCTACTACGGCAAGGCCGCGGTGGTCTCCGACAAGGCGGCCAAGATCACCCACCAGACCCACGACGACCCGGGCCACGCCACCGCCCGGCTGGAGAAGATGATCAGCGGCGCGCAAAAGGAGGTGCTGCTGATCTCGCCCTACTTCGTGCCCGACGACGACGGCGAAGCCTGGCTGATCGCGCTGGCGCGGCGCGGCATCCGCGTGACCATCCTGACCAACTCGTTCGAAGCCACCGATGTCAGCCCGGTGCACGCCGGCTATGCGCCGCACCGCCGGGCGCTGGTCGCCGCCGGCGTCGAGCTGTACGAGCTCAAGCCCAGCGCCTACGCCGAACTGGCCAACCGCGGCAAGGCCGCGCGCGGCTCGCGCTCGCGCGCCTGGCTGTCGTCCAGCCGCGCCAGCCTGCACGCCAAGAACTACATCGTCGACCGGCGCCTGGTCTTTATCGGCTCGCTCAACATGGACCCGCGCTCGGCGAAACTGAATACCGAGATGGGCGTGGTGCTCGACAGCCCGGCGCTGGCCGAACGCATGACCCGCTCGACCGAGGACGCCCTGCTCGACATGGCTTACCGCGTCGGGCTGCAGAGCGATGGCGACGGCGGCAATCCGCGCCTGACCTGGACCACGCGCGAGAAGGGACAGCTGGTGGTCTACGATCAGGAGCCCGGCATGGGCCCGCTGCAACATCTGGGAGTCGGCGTGCTGCGCGTGCTCCCGATCAAGGAAGAGCTTTAA
- a CDS encoding NCS1 family nucleobase:cation symporter-1, protein MMQSTATPADAAHVQGGHAAHGNALIKPSYDERLTNEDLAPLRKQTWGTYNIFAFWMSDVHSVGGYITAGSLFALGLTSWQVLVSLLVGIVIVQYFCNLVAKPSQVTGTPYPVICRASFGVLGANIPAIIRGLIAVAWYGIQTYLASSAFLVLALHFFPALAPYADVKLHGFAGLSTLGWAAFMVLWVLQALVFWTGMETIRKFIDWAGPAVYVVMIALAIWLVNKAGWENVNFTLSFVKYTGWEAVPVMLSAIALVVSYFSGPMLNFGDFSRYAKDFKSVRRGNFWGLPVNFLGFSLLTVITTSATLPVFGKLITDPVETVSHIDSTFAMLLGAFTFMTATIGINIVANFVSPAFDFSNVSPKHISWRTGGMIAAVASIFITPWNLYNNPAVIHYTLDVLGAFIGPLFGILIADYYLVRRQHVEVDDLYTLNPRGRYWYRNGFNPAAVATMIPAAIIPILCVVVPAWQAAANYSWFIGMGIALVLYRQLAPRMIPGHQGGRAASQA, encoded by the coding sequence ATGATGCAAAGCACCGCAACACCCGCCGACGCAGCGCACGTGCAGGGCGGGCATGCCGCACACGGCAATGCCCTGATCAAGCCCAGCTATGACGAACGCCTGACCAATGAGGACCTGGCGCCGCTGCGCAAGCAGACCTGGGGCACCTACAACATCTTTGCCTTCTGGATGTCCGATGTGCACAGCGTGGGCGGCTACATCACCGCGGGCAGCCTGTTCGCGCTGGGGCTGACCAGCTGGCAGGTGCTGGTGTCGCTGCTGGTGGGGATCGTGATCGTGCAGTATTTCTGCAACCTGGTGGCCAAGCCGAGCCAGGTGACCGGCACGCCTTATCCGGTGATCTGCCGCGCCTCGTTCGGCGTGCTCGGCGCCAATATCCCGGCCATCATCCGCGGACTGATCGCGGTGGCGTGGTACGGCATCCAGACCTACCTGGCGTCGAGCGCGTTCCTGGTGCTGGCGCTGCACTTCTTCCCGGCGCTGGCGCCGTATGCCGACGTAAAGCTGCACGGCTTCGCCGGGCTGTCGACGCTGGGCTGGGCCGCGTTCATGGTGCTGTGGGTGCTGCAGGCGCTGGTGTTCTGGACCGGCATGGAGACCATCCGCAAGTTCATCGACTGGGCCGGCCCGGCGGTGTACGTGGTGATGATCGCGCTGGCGATCTGGCTGGTGAACAAGGCCGGCTGGGAGAACGTCAACTTCACGCTGAGCTTCGTCAAGTACACCGGCTGGGAAGCGGTGCCGGTGATGCTGAGCGCGATCGCGCTGGTGGTGTCGTATTTCTCCGGCCCGATGCTGAACTTCGGTGACTTCTCGCGCTATGCCAAGGATTTCAAGTCGGTCAGGCGCGGCAACTTCTGGGGCCTGCCGGTCAACTTCCTGGGCTTCTCGCTGCTGACCGTGATCACCACCTCGGCCACGCTGCCGGTGTTCGGCAAGCTGATCACCGATCCGGTGGAGACCGTCAGCCATATCGACAGCACCTTCGCCATGCTGCTGGGCGCGTTCACCTTCATGACCGCGACCATCGGCATCAACATCGTCGCCAATTTCGTCTCGCCGGCGTTCGACTTCTCCAACGTGTCGCCCAAGCACATCAGCTGGCGCACCGGCGGCATGATCGCCGCGGTGGCCTCGATCTTCATCACCCCCTGGAACCTGTACAACAATCCGGCGGTGATCCACTACACGCTGGACGTGCTGGGCGCCTTCATCGGCCCGCTGTTCGGCATCCTGATCGCCGACTACTACCTGGTGCGGCGCCAGCACGTGGAAGTCGACGACCTGTACACGCTGAACCCGCGCGGCCGCTACTGGTACCGCAACGGCTTCAACCCGGCGGCGGTGGCCACCATGATTCCCGCGGCCATCATCCCGATCCTGTGCGTGGTGGTGCCAGCCTGGCAGGCGGCGGCCAACTACAGCTGGTTTATCGGCATGGGCATTGCGCTGGTGCTGTACCGGCAGCTGGCACCGCGCATGATCCCCGGCCACCAGGGCGGCCGCGCCGCCAGCCAGGCCTGA
- a CDS encoding cupin domain-containing protein — protein sequence MSQSASHSRAPAGRGQCQSIDLVGKIAQIDGHWQPRVVAEMNDYQFKVVKVEGEFEWHRHADTDETFIVLEGELRIDFRQGPAGDGSILLRAGQMAVVPKGVEHKPCADAEVKLVLIEPRGVVNTGDGAAGERTVENDQWI from the coding sequence ATGTCCCAATCCGCTAGCCATTCCCGTGCACCGGCCGGCCGCGGCCAGTGCCAGAGCATTGACCTGGTCGGCAAGATCGCGCAGATCGACGGACACTGGCAACCGCGCGTCGTGGCGGAAATGAACGACTACCAGTTCAAGGTGGTGAAGGTGGAAGGCGAGTTCGAGTGGCACCGGCATGCCGACACCGACGAAACCTTCATCGTCCTCGAAGGCGAGTTGCGCATCGATTTCCGGCAGGGGCCTGCGGGCGACGGTTCGATCCTGCTGAGGGCCGGGCAGATGGCGGTGGTGCCGAAGGGTGTCGAGCACAAGCCCTGTGCTGACGCGGAAGTAAAGTTGGTGCTGATCGAGCCGCGCGGCGTGGTGAACACGGGCGACGGTGCGGCGGGCGAACGTACCGTTGAAAACGACCAGTGGATTTGA
- a CDS encoding TonB-dependent siderophore receptor, whose amino-acid sequence MSRQVLRAARARAPQPRHLAVLAQLAVLAGFPATAALAQQAAAPADAASLPAVTVSAAAVDDSGLQLEKKASTGALGSRTQLDTPYSTTIVTGEDLAERQVAKLGDVFAMDASVSDNGNGYNSWSSYLSVRGLQIDWQNGFKINGLPFVAYGITLPYEHMEQVELLKGLPGFMYGFATPGGIVNYVTKKPTDTFTASFELGYRAANVWSEHVDLGGRAGPDNMFGYRLNATHEEGTPYNARNIRRDSVSLGLDARLTRDLTWTFDSIYQDRRATGQMPSFSLWSYGDTALPGAVSGRIRNFAGADQHLNTNLQLYSTGLRYHIDPDWTVSTSYSFTKVNRSRNESTYNLLNQAGDYIDQRYDTAQNQQVGQWQAMLEGKFRTGPFGHQLVAGLSWQKQIDRYDNNGFGAVIGTGNIFAPNTNTYYSSTAFNKVRNSDITQKSVFASDTVQLSERWSVLAGLRVTNFEQNGYVPVTSSYSKSGVVTPTLALMFKPVPTATVYASYVEALEPGSIVPDGYTNARQLLSPIRSKQYEIGVKADQAAWSATAAAFRIERGAEYDSISGGVPTRQQDGTSIYQGLELAGVYRLGSQWEFGASAMYLDSYYDKGVANSGNRVAGAPGFIMAGRVSYRVPFVPGLRLGVDGKYTGSTKLNAANTLDAGGYTVFNLGASYSTRVAGKDLTLRAALNNVTNKRYWGFQYENYIQPADPRSISLTAKIAY is encoded by the coding sequence ATGAGCCGCCAAGTCCTTCGCGCCGCGCGTGCGCGCGCACCCCAACCCCGCCATCTCGCCGTGCTGGCGCAACTTGCCGTGCTCGCCGGCTTTCCGGCCACGGCCGCGCTGGCGCAGCAAGCGGCGGCGCCGGCCGACGCGGCGTCGCTGCCGGCGGTGACCGTGAGCGCCGCGGCGGTGGACGATTCCGGCCTGCAGCTTGAGAAAAAGGCCAGCACCGGCGCGCTGGGTTCGCGCACGCAGCTGGACACGCCCTACTCCACCACCATCGTCACCGGCGAAGACCTGGCCGAGCGCCAGGTGGCCAAGCTCGGCGATGTCTTCGCCATGGATGCGTCGGTCAGCGACAACGGCAACGGCTACAACAGCTGGTCCAGCTACCTGAGCGTGCGCGGCCTGCAGATCGACTGGCAGAACGGCTTCAAGATCAACGGCCTGCCGTTCGTGGCCTACGGCATCACGCTGCCGTACGAGCACATGGAGCAGGTGGAGCTGCTCAAGGGCCTGCCGGGCTTCATGTACGGCTTCGCCACGCCGGGCGGCATCGTCAACTACGTCACCAAGAAGCCGACCGACACCTTCACGGCGTCGTTCGAGCTGGGCTACCGTGCCGCCAATGTCTGGAGCGAGCACGTTGACCTGGGCGGCCGCGCCGGCCCGGACAATATGTTCGGCTACCGCCTGAACGCGACGCACGAGGAAGGCACGCCCTACAACGCGCGCAACATCCGGCGCGACAGCGTGTCGCTGGGGCTGGACGCGCGCCTCACCCGGGACCTGACCTGGACCTTCGATTCGATCTACCAGGACCGCCGCGCCACCGGCCAGATGCCGTCGTTCAGCCTGTGGAGCTATGGCGATACGGCGCTGCCGGGCGCGGTATCCGGGCGCATCCGCAACTTCGCCGGCGCCGACCAGCACCTGAACACCAACCTGCAGCTGTACAGCACCGGCCTGCGCTACCACATCGATCCGGACTGGACGGTCAGCACCAGCTACAGCTTCACCAAGGTCAACCGCAGCCGCAACGAGAGCACCTACAACCTGCTGAACCAGGCCGGCGATTACATCGACCAGCGCTACGACACCGCGCAGAACCAGCAGGTGGGGCAATGGCAGGCGATGCTGGAAGGCAAGTTCCGCACCGGCCCATTCGGCCACCAGCTGGTGGCGGGCCTGTCGTGGCAGAAGCAGATCGACCGCTATGACAACAACGGCTTCGGCGCGGTCATTGGCACCGGCAATATCTTCGCGCCCAACACCAACACGTATTACAGCTCGACCGCCTTCAACAAGGTGCGCAACAGCGACATCACGCAGAAATCGGTGTTCGCCAGCGATACCGTGCAGCTGAGCGAGCGCTGGTCGGTGCTGGCCGGCCTGCGCGTGACCAACTTCGAGCAGAACGGCTATGTGCCGGTCACCTCCAGCTACAGCAAGTCCGGCGTGGTCACGCCGACGCTGGCGCTGATGTTCAAGCCGGTGCCCACGGCCACGGTCTATGCCAGCTACGTCGAGGCGCTGGAGCCGGGCTCGATCGTGCCGGACGGCTACACCAACGCGCGCCAGCTGCTCAGCCCGATCCGCAGCAAGCAGTATGAAATCGGCGTCAAGGCCGACCAGGCCGCGTGGAGCGCGACCGCGGCCGCCTTCCGCATCGAGCGCGGCGCCGAGTACGACAGCATCAGCGGCGGCGTGCCGACGCGCCAGCAGGATGGCACCTCGATCTACCAGGGGCTGGAACTGGCGGGCGTGTACCGCCTGGGCTCGCAATGGGAATTCGGCGCCAGCGCGATGTATCTCGATTCGTACTACGACAAGGGCGTGGCCAACAGCGGCAACCGCGTCGCCGGCGCGCCCGGCTTCATCATGGCCGGCCGCGTCAGCTACCGCGTGCCGTTCGTGCCGGGCCTGCGCCTTGGCGTCGATGGCAAATACACCGGCAGCACCAAGCTCAATGCCGCCAATACACTCGACGCCGGCGGCTACACGGTGTTCAACCTCGGCGCCAGCTACAGCACCCGCGTCGCCGGCAAGGACCTTACGCTGCGCGCCGCGCTGAACAACGTGACCAACAAGCGCTACTGGGGCTTCCAGTACGAGAACTACATCCAGCCGGCGGACCCGCGCAGCATCAGCCTGACGGCGAAGATCGCGTATTGA
- a CDS encoding amidohydrolase family protein codes for MSDATMPAALGSLERGKWADFILVDQDLFKVKPTDIWKTQVLETWVAGERVYVRRQAVSKR; via the coding sequence ATGAGCGATGCCACCATGCCGGCCGCGCTGGGCTCGCTCGAGCGAGGCAAGTGGGCGGACTTTATCCTGGTCGACCAGGACCTGTTCAAGGTCAAGCCCACCGACATCTGGAAGACGCAGGTGCTGGAAACGTGGGTGGCGGGCGAGCGCGTGTATGTGAGACGGCAAGCGGTAAGCAAGCGGTAG
- a CDS encoding aspartate/glutamate racemase family protein, with product MKLKIINPNTTQSMTDKIGQCAAAVAAPGTRISAVSPRMGPASIESHYDEALSVPGILDEILAGEQEGVDGYVIACFGDPGLYAAREVARGPVIGIAEAAMHMASVVGSSFSVVTTLARTCNIAWHLAERYGMKRFCNNVRACDLPVLELERPGSDARRIITEACRVALAEDRSECIVLGCAGMADLCDEIAEAIGAPVIDGVSCAVKLAEALVSVRLGTSKRGDWARPLPKAYAGMLAPYALN from the coding sequence ATGAAGCTGAAGATCATCAACCCCAATACCACCCAGAGCATGACCGACAAGATCGGGCAGTGCGCAGCGGCCGTGGCGGCGCCCGGCACGCGCATCAGCGCGGTCAGCCCGCGCATGGGCCCGGCTTCGATCGAAAGCCACTATGACGAGGCGCTGTCGGTGCCCGGCATCCTCGACGAGATCCTGGCCGGCGAGCAGGAAGGCGTGGATGGCTACGTCATCGCCTGCTTCGGCGACCCCGGCCTGTACGCCGCGCGCGAAGTGGCGCGCGGGCCGGTGATCGGCATCGCCGAGGCCGCCATGCACATGGCCAGCGTGGTCGGCAGCAGCTTCAGCGTGGTCACCACGCTGGCGCGCACCTGCAATATCGCCTGGCACCTGGCCGAGCGCTACGGCATGAAGCGCTTCTGCAACAACGTGCGCGCCTGCGACCTGCCGGTGCTGGAGCTGGAGCGCCCCGGCTCCGATGCGCGCCGCATCATCACCGAGGCCTGCCGGGTGGCGCTCGCCGAAGACCGCAGCGAATGCATCGTGCTCGGCTGCGCCGGCATGGCCGACCTGTGCGACGAGATTGCCGAAGCCATCGGCGCACCGGTGATCGACGGTGTGTCGTGCGCGGTCAAGCTGGCCGAGGCGCTGGTCTCGGTGCGCCTGGGCACCAGCAAGCGCGGCGACTGGGCGCGGCCGCTGCCCAAGGCCTATGCCGGCATGCTGGCCCCCTATGCCCTGAACTGA
- a CDS encoding amino acid permease: MSTKPSQPSSAGAPAPALRRTLRARHLTMIAIGGSIGTGLFVASGATIAQAGPGGALAAYILIGAMVYFLMTSLGELAAYMPVSGSFATYGARYVDEGFGFALGWNYWYNWAVTIAVELAAAQLVMQYWFPDTPGMLWSALFLGLMFALNAISVRGFGEAEYWCALVKVVTVVAFIGIGTLMIFGILRGDMAASHGLANLTTGDAPFVGGLPALIGVAMIAGFSFQGTELIGIAAGESADPAKNIPRAVRQVFWRILLFYVLAILIIGILIPYTDPSLLKSDVQTVGVSPFTLVFRHAGLAFAAGVMNAVILTAVLSAGNSGMYASTRMLYNLATEGRAPRVFARLTRNGVPLVALLATTAVGALCFLTSLFESKSVYLWLLNLSGMTGFIAWLGIAVSHYRFRKGFVAQGHDLDRLPYRSPFFPYGPIFAFGLCLVVTLGQNYQAFTSGKIDWVSVAATYIGIPIFLLIWLGYRIARKTRFVSYAAMQFPALPARAAAAPRTAVPVAGE; this comes from the coding sequence ATGTCGACAAAACCCTCCCAGCCTTCCTCCGCCGGCGCACCCGCCCCCGCGCTGCGCCGCACCCTGCGCGCCCGCCATCTCACCATGATCGCCATCGGCGGCTCGATCGGCACCGGACTGTTCGTGGCCTCGGGCGCCACCATCGCGCAAGCCGGGCCCGGCGGCGCGCTGGCAGCCTATATCCTGATCGGCGCGATGGTGTATTTCCTGATGACCAGCCTGGGCGAGCTGGCGGCCTATATGCCGGTGTCGGGCTCGTTCGCCACCTATGGCGCGCGCTATGTCGACGAGGGCTTCGGCTTCGCGCTCGGCTGGAACTACTGGTACAACTGGGCCGTGACCATCGCGGTGGAACTGGCCGCGGCGCAGCTGGTGATGCAGTACTGGTTCCCGGACACGCCCGGGATGCTGTGGAGCGCGCTGTTTCTCGGCCTGATGTTCGCGCTCAATGCCATCTCGGTGCGCGGCTTCGGCGAGGCCGAATACTGGTGCGCGCTGGTCAAGGTGGTGACGGTGGTGGCCTTTATCGGCATCGGCACGCTGATGATCTTCGGCATCCTGCGCGGCGACATGGCGGCCAGCCACGGCCTGGCCAACCTGACCACCGGCGATGCGCCCTTCGTCGGCGGGCTGCCCGCGCTGATCGGCGTGGCCATGATTGCCGGCTTCTCGTTCCAGGGCACCGAGCTGATCGGCATCGCCGCCGGCGAATCGGCCGATCCGGCGAAGAACATCCCGCGCGCGGTGCGCCAGGTGTTCTGGCGCATCCTGTTGTTCTATGTGCTGGCAATCCTGATCATCGGCATCCTGATCCCCTACACCGACCCCAGCCTGCTCAAGAGCGACGTGCAGACCGTGGGCGTGAGCCCGTTCACGCTGGTATTCCGCCATGCGGGCCTGGCCTTTGCCGCCGGCGTGATGAACGCGGTGATCCTGACCGCGGTGCTGTCGGCGGGCAACTCGGGCATGTATGCGTCGACCCGCATGCTGTACAACCTGGCCACCGAAGGCCGCGCGCCGCGCGTGTTTGCCCGGCTGACGCGCAACGGCGTGCCGCTGGTGGCGCTGCTGGCCACCACCGCGGTAGGTGCGCTGTGCTTCCTGACCTCGCTGTTCGAAAGCAAGTCGGTGTACCTGTGGCTGCTGAACCTGTCGGGCATGACGGGTTTCATCGCCTGGCTCGGCATCGCCGTCAGCCATTACCGCTTCCGCAAGGGCTTTGTCGCCCAGGGGCACGACCTGGACCGCCTGCCGTATCGCTCGCCGTTCTTTCCCTACGGGCCGATCTTTGCCTTCGGGCTGTGCCTGGTCGTAACGCTGGGCCAGAACTACCAGGCCTTTACCAGCGGCAAGATCGACTGGGTCAGCGTGGCCGCCACCTACATCGGCATTCCGATCTTCCTGCTGATCTGGCTGGGCTATCGCATCGCCCGCAAGACGCGCTTCGTGTCCTATGCCGCCATGCAATTCCCCGCTCTGCCGGCCCGCGCTGCTGCCGCGCCGCGCACCGCCGTGCCGGTGGCCGGTGAATAG
- a CDS encoding AraC family transcriptional regulator has translation MNRPPSLSCSDWVRHARPMEGVDRIEAWFHGKAYAMHRHDTYAIGRTLAGVQRFSYRRSQRDSLPGNTIVLHPDEPHDGQAGTDEGFRYRMIYVEPVLFQNVLGGRALPFLEGGVTTDPRLAAATEALLQHVGCALEPLEQSDALADLAHALAAVAGAPVRRSWGDYLAACRAREYLHANCTRVVTLDELEMATGRDRWSLSHDFRTFYGTSPYRYLTMRRLDAVRHLLLAGRSLADAAAAAGFADQSHMTRHFAKTFGLTPGRWLQVAGNIRGG, from the coding sequence ATGAACCGACCACCCTCCCTCTCATGCTCCGACTGGGTGCGGCACGCCAGGCCGATGGAAGGCGTCGACCGTATCGAAGCGTGGTTTCACGGCAAGGCGTACGCCATGCACCGCCACGACACCTACGCGATCGGCCGCACGCTCGCTGGCGTGCAGCGGTTCAGCTACCGGCGCAGCCAGCGAGACAGCCTGCCTGGCAACACCATCGTGCTGCATCCCGACGAGCCTCACGATGGTCAGGCAGGCACCGATGAAGGCTTCCGCTACCGGATGATCTATGTCGAGCCGGTGCTGTTCCAGAACGTGCTGGGCGGGCGCGCGCTGCCGTTCCTCGAAGGCGGCGTCACGACCGACCCACGCCTTGCGGCGGCCACCGAGGCGCTGCTGCAGCATGTCGGCTGCGCGCTCGAGCCGCTCGAGCAGAGCGATGCACTGGCCGACCTGGCGCATGCGCTGGCCGCCGTCGCCGGCGCACCCGTGCGGCGTTCCTGGGGCGACTATCTGGCCGCGTGCCGTGCACGCGAGTATCTGCATGCCAACTGCACGCGCGTGGTCACGCTCGACGAGCTCGAGATGGCGACGGGGCGCGACCGCTGGAGCCTGTCGCACGACTTCCGCACGTTCTACGGCACCAGCCCGTATCGCTATCTGACCATGCGCCGCCTCGACGCGGTGCGCCACCTGCTGCTCGCAGGCAGGTCGCTGGCTGACGCGGCCGCCGCAGCGGGTTTCGCCGACCAGAGCCACATGACACGGCACTTCGCCAAGACCTTCGGGCTGACGCCGGGGCGCTGGCTGCAAGTGGCGGGAAACATCCGGGGCGGCTGA
- the puuE gene encoding allantoinase PuuE produces MLQSRYPRDLIGYGARPPHARWPGGARVALQFVLNYEEGGENCVLHGDAASEQFLSEIVGAAAYPDRHMSMEGIYEYGSRAGVWRLLREFEKRGLPLTIFGVSMALQRHPELTRAFVELGHEIACHGWRWIHYQNIDEATEREHMRIGMQIIKDLTGELPLGWYTGRDSPNTRRLVVEHGGFLYDSDYYGDDLPFWTEVEVTGGEKKPHLVVPYTLDSNDMRFATPQGFNTGEHFFQYLKDAFDVLYEEGDPSGQDSPKLLSIGMHCRLLGRPGRFRALQRFLDYVQGHDKVWICRRVDIARHWAQVHPFQARDTAAAALPACRETAPA; encoded by the coding sequence ATGCTCCAGTCCCGCTATCCCCGCGATCTCATCGGTTACGGCGCCCGTCCGCCGCACGCCCGCTGGCCGGGCGGCGCGCGCGTCGCGCTGCAGTTCGTGCTCAACTACGAAGAAGGCGGCGAGAACTGCGTGCTGCACGGCGACGCCGCCTCCGAGCAGTTCCTGTCCGAGATCGTCGGCGCCGCGGCCTATCCCGACCGCCACATGAGCATGGAGGGCATCTACGAATACGGCTCGCGCGCCGGCGTCTGGCGCCTCCTGCGCGAATTCGAAAAGCGCGGCCTGCCGCTGACCATCTTCGGCGTGTCGATGGCGCTGCAGCGCCATCCGGAGCTGACCCGCGCCTTCGTCGAGCTGGGCCACGAGATCGCCTGCCACGGCTGGCGCTGGATCCACTACCAGAACATCGACGAAGCCACCGAGCGCGAGCACATGCGCATCGGCATGCAGATCATCAAGGACCTGACCGGCGAGTTGCCGCTGGGCTGGTACACCGGCCGCGACAGCCCCAACACGCGCCGCCTGGTGGTCGAGCACGGCGGCTTCCTCTATGACTCCGACTACTACGGCGACGACCTGCCGTTCTGGACCGAGGTCGAAGTCACCGGCGGCGAGAAGAAGCCGCACCTGGTGGTGCCGTACACGCTCGACTCGAACGACATGCGCTTCGCCACGCCGCAGGGCTTCAACACCGGCGAGCACTTCTTCCAGTACCTGAAGGACGCGTTCGACGTGCTGTACGAGGAAGGCGACCCGAGCGGCCAGGACAGCCCCAAGCTGCTGTCGATCGGCATGCACTGCCGCCTGCTCGGCCGCCCGGGCCGCTTCCGCGCGCTGCAGCGCTTTCTTGATTATGTGCAGGGGCACGACAAGGTGTGGATCTGCCGCCGTGTCGACATCGCCCGGCACTGGGCGCAGGTGCATCCGTTCCAGGCGCGCGACACCGCCGCCGCAGCGCTCCCTGCCTGCAGGGAAACCGCGCCGGCCTGA